The stretch of DNA TATTTATGGAAATCTCCGCTATCAAAGAACGTTTAAGTTTATCAGAGGTTCTACAGTATTACAACTTGCAACCCCAAAATAATATGCTTAAATGTTTTATGCACGATGATAAAACGGCAAGTCTTCAGGTGAATCTGGAAAAGAACTTTTACAAATGCCACAGTTGTGGAAAAACCGGCGATGTTATCCAGTTTATAGAAGATTACGAAAAGCTAACGAAACATGAAGCGATAAAGAAAGCACAAAGTTTAATCAGTTCTGAAATGTCAATTATAAAAAATCCTACAAAAGAAAAAAATAATCATTTGTCCGACACGGACTTTTTAGAAAACACATTTAGTTATTTTAGGAAAGCTTTGTATTGTAGCGTTCCTGCAAAACAATATATTGAGAAAAGGAATCTTGACAACTCCATTTTAGAGATTGGTTACAACAGCGGTCAGTTCCATCACGGAGAAAGGAAAAGCGAAGAATTAATCAGCAATGCTTTGGAAGTTGGATTATTACAGGATAAAGGACTTGTCAACAACAGAACAGGAGAAAAAGGCTACAGTATTTTTGCGAATAAGTGTATTGCTTTTCCTTTGAAGAATAAAGAAAATGAAATCGTAAGCTTTTATTTTAGAGCAATCGTAGAGAACAAAAACGGAAAACATTTTTATCTGAAGAATCGTTCCGGAATTTATCCGGGATATCCAAAAGCAGAAACTAAAAAACTGATATTAACAGAAGCAATTATCGATTGTGCGAGCTTGCTTCAGATAAAAGAAATACGGGACAATTACAGTGTAATAAGTTGCTTTGGAACAAACGGATTGAATGAAGAAATTTTAACAGCCATCAAAGAACTCAAAGAATTAGAGGAAATTATTTTTTGTTTTGATAATGACGATGCAGGAAAGAAAGCCGTTAAGAAATATGCAGAAGAATTTAAGAGTTACAAAGTATCAACGGTAGAACTTCCGAACAATGATATAAATGAGACATTACAGTTACACGATGAAAGTATTTTTAAAGAACTGTTAGAAAAAAGAAAAGATATTTTTCTTTCAACTGAAAAAATAAAAGTTACTGTAGAGAAATCTGCGGAATCTGCGCCATCAGCGAGAGAACCAAAAGCAGAACCGAAAACAGCAGTAGATTTTTTACAGCAAAAAGAATTATTAACATCCTTAAATCAGCTCATAGAAAAAGCCGGAATTATCGGCGAAGAAAACAGCAGACTCCTTTTATTTTTAATCACGATCAGTTATTTAAACAGAAGTCCGTTACACGGAATTGTACAGGGAAGTTCAGGAAGCGGAAAAACGCACATTATCAGCAGAATTGCAGACATGATGCCACAGGAAGATGTGTTGAGATTTACAAGAATTACAGAATCAAGTTTGTATAATTGGGGCGAGTTCGATCTGTTCCAAAAGATCATTATCATTGAAGATTTAGACGGTTTAAAGGAAGATGCATTGTATGCGTTGAGAGAATTTATCAGCAACCAGGTTTTAAGAAGTTCGGTTACTATTAAGGATAAAAAGGGAAATAATAAATCGAGTCATAAGATCGTAAAAGGTCAGTTTAGCAGTTTATCGGCAACAACAAAAGGAGAATTGTATGAGGATAATATGAACCGCAGCTTTATTGTAGCAGTCAACGAAAGCGAGGAACAGACAGAGAAAATCATCAGTTATCAGAACCGCAGAAATGCCGGAGAAATTAATAAAAACGGAGAAGAGAAGGCTGTTGGCTTTATACAAAAAATCATCAGGAATTTAAAACATTATGAGGTTATCAATCCATATGCGACACAAATACAATTGCCTAGTAATGTAAAGAATAAGAGACGATTAAATGAAATGTTTCAAAGTATTATCAAGCAAATTACACTTTTGTATCAATATCAGAGAGAAATAAAAAACGATTATTTAATTACTGAGATTGAAGATATCGAGAACGCTGTAGAAATACTATTTGAGAGTATTATTTTAAAGATTGACGAGCTAGACGGAAGTTTAAGGCAGTTCTTTGAAAAGTTGAAAAAAGCCTTTAAAGAAGATCAGTTCTCAAGGTTTGATGCAATGGAAATTACAGGATTTAAAAAGACACAATTACAGTTTTATCTGAACGAATTGGTAAGACTAGAATATTTAAAGCAAATCGGTTTTGCGAATAAAGGATTTAAATATAAAATCTCATATAACGATAATATACAGAGAGTTAGAAAAGAATTGAAAGAATCTTTTACAAAGCAATTGGAACAATTAAAATTGAACGCTATCGAACGCTAAACGGAAACCAAACGAACACTAGAATACTTATAAATACCGATGAATAAAGAGAAATCGATTAGCGTTCGGAAAAACACAAATATTACACAAGTAAATCGGTTATAGATGGAAAACTTCAAGAGATATTTAGAACTCAGGAATTATCAGAAAAGGAATGTTATCAAGATTTTATCAATGGTTCAGGAGTATAGAAATTATATAGAAAGAGGAAATCTTCCAACAGAATATATTAATTATTTAAAGCAGAGAAAACACAAAACTCAACCTCATAAAAACCTTAATGTAAGTACCATAAACAATCATCTTTTTGCACTTAAAATCTATAAAAATTATCAGAAAGAAATCCTGCAGAAAGAAACGAATCTTATCATCTGCAGAAGTTTTAAAACTGATCTTGCAACAATAGAAGTCCTTAGTCCGGAGGAAGTACAGATCCTATTTGAAAGTACGATAAATACAAGAGATAAAGCTGTTTTAGCAAGCTTATATTATTTAGGATTAAGAATCGGAGAAGCCGCCGAATTACTATTCGAAGATGTAGATTTAAAAGACGGAAAAGTTCTGGTAAGAAAATCGAAAACAGGATATCAGAGAGAAGTTCCCATACACAGCAAAGCAACAGAAATTTTTGAAGAATATCTAAAAATAAGAGAGCATAAAGGAGATTGTTTTTTACAAGGGCAAAAAGGAAATTTAACCCCTTCAGGAATAGAATTTATTATAGAAAAGCTCGCCAAAAAAAGTAAAATAAAAAAGAGAATCTATCCACATTTATTACGACACAGTATTGCTACTCATTTATTAAAAAACGGAATGGAACTTATAAAGGTCAGCAGATTTTTAGGGCATAGAAGTTTGGAAAGCACACAGATATACACCCATATATAGACAAGATGAAAGAGTTTATCCATTATCTGAGGGATCAATATCACTCCACAGAAAAGACGCTTATAGAAAAAGAAAAACAGATTGTATTATGGAAAAAGTTATGTTCCAGGAAACAGAATTTTGACAGAATAACGACTCAGGAATTATTAAAAATTATAGAATTACAACAGAAAAAATATCAATTAAATACGATCAACACTCAGATCAGAAGTATAGAACAATACTTTGAATATTTACAGTTTACAGGAAAAAGAAAAGATCATCCGCTAAAGAATTTTAGAATAAAAACACCAAAGAAAGCTTTAATTACAGGGTTTTTAAGTGAAGAGGAATTACGGGATATAGAGAAGAATTTTAAAGAAAGAAAATATAAAAGAGGACAGTTTGATTTATTTGGAAAAAGGAATCAGATTATATTAGGACTCATAATTTATCAAGGCTTAAATACAGGGAGTTTAAGAGAATTAAAAGTAAGAGATATTGATCTGGAAAAAGGAATGATCAGAGTTCCGGAAGCTACAGAAAACCGTGTAAAAGAAAGAATTTTACCATTAGAAGCTCCGCAGATTTTAGAACTTTATAAATACATTACAGAAACAAGAACGGAATTATTACAGATATCAAAAACCGTAAAAGAAACCGAAAAGCTTTTTATTACAAGCGAAAACACAAGATTTAGCAGCATTACAAAACAGATTCGGAAACAAATTAATATTCAGAGTTTACAGCAGATCAGAAACAGCAGGATCAATTTATGGCTCAAGCAATATAATTTAAGAGAAGTTCAATACAAAGCAGGATTTAGATATTTAAGAAGCCTGGAATATTTTAATCAAACCGAACTCGAAAACCTGAAACAGGAACTTGAAAAATACGTCTCTTAAAATGAATAGATTACAGAGTTACAGAATTACAAAATGGATTATTTACCCTGTTTGTAATTTTGTAATACTGTAATTAAAAGATTAAATTTAATACGCCACAGCAAATTACATAATCAAAATTATACGCACGGCCAGCGTCAGACGTTGCCCTCCATTCCGCAAGCTTCATTCCGTGCAAAATCCCTCAGTGCCTATAATTTGGGATTATGTAAAATGCTTTCCTATGCTTCATACAAAGTATTCCGCAGCCAACGCTCTGTGGTCTTTGATTGGAATTTTAGCCGACAAAACCACTGGAAAACGAAGTCGGAAAACAACCCGCAGTCGGGAAAAGAATGTGGATTTGTGGATAAATCCAACGCTAAAGCCCGCACCGATTTTACCCACAAGTCCACATTTACAACACCGCCCAACAATAGAAATCTTAGTCTAAAAATCTTCTTAAAATTACCATCTGATGCAAGATGTGCTTTTGTACGGACAAGACTATTCCTGCCCAGAAGCTGGGAGTCTTATTTTTTTCAATTGAAAGAAAAATCTATACGGAAAAACAATGGAATTTATTTTTTCAACTGAATAAATTTTTATCTTTGGAAGAAGCGACAGAAGAGTGATCAAAAAATAAACAGTCGCGTGAAGAAAAATGAAGCAGGCAAATCCTAAAAAATGCAGTAGACTACGGAATGTATGATTATGGAGCAAGATTCTATATGCCTGACTTGGGAAGATGGGGCGTGGTGGATCCGCTGGCGGAGAAAATGACAAGACATAGTCCTTATAACTATGCTTTTAATAATCCTTTGAGATTTATTGACCCTGATGGAAGGCAAGGAACGGATTGGGTACACAATAGACAAACAAATAGTGTTTATTGGAATGAAAATGCAACAAGCCAAGCAACAGCAGGAGAAAATGAAACTTATTTAGGTAAATCTGGGACATATACAACGGAGAATGGGTCTACAACTGCCTTAAATTCTGATGGTTCATATACCAATAACTCTTTATTGGGAGGAATGGGGATAATGAATAATTTAGATCCTTTAATTCAAGCAGGTGATTCCGCATCAGCAATGAGTGTCGCTGCTTTTGGTACTCCTGATAATGGTTCGTATATAAGAGAAACTCCTGCATCCAATTCAACGGAAGCAGCAATGGGAAATCCATCGGGGCAGTTAGCTGTTGCGGGTCTATATGGATTGCAAGGAGCAGCTGCAGAAATTGGATTTTCTAAGGCATTAGGAGCAGTAGCAAAAGTTGCAACTACTTCAGATGGGTTCTTATTTGGAAGTATTAATATGAAAGCTCCTTTTGATATTCCTGCTCAAAGATTTGGGCAAATGTCTATTGGGAAGAGTGATTTCTGGGGTGTAAGAGTTGGAACTAGTGAATTTGCAAATAGAACAGTAGTGGCAATAAAGCAAGAGTGGAATCCTTTAACTCAATATACATCTGGTATAGTTCCTAAAGGAACTCCAATTAAAATAGGAATAGTTGGACCTCAAGGTGGAGGATTTTATACAGGAGGCTCTATCCAGTTTTTGACAGAATCTAAAAGTGTAGTAAATCAAGCAACTAAAATTATTCCTCGTTAAAAATTATGAAACTTGAAACCCCAATAAGTTTTAGACTAAAAATAAATCTTCCAAATAAAAAAGAAGTTTTATATCACGATCTATACGAAATTTGTCAAGGTTGTCCGGAAGTTGGAAAATTGTCTATTGATGGAAATCTGATAAAAAGAGAAATATTTGGAGGTCCGTTATTATATGAGAATGGATTTATTTATATTCCTTGTTTTAGAAAAAAATGGTTTAACTCTGGATTTTATTTGGTCAAAATAAATACTTCTACATTAGAATTTACTGTAATATCAGATATGTATCAAATAATAGATTTAATAAAAATCGAGAATGATAGTATTTATTTTTATGATAACTTAGAACAAAGTGAGATTAGAGAAATCTCTTTAAAAAAAATTACTCATTAATATTTCAAAAATGAAAAACTTATTGTTTTTTTTGACTTTAATATTAAGTTTAATGTTGAATGCACAAGAAATTAAACTTAATGATTTTAAGCTTATTGCTTATGATATTGAAGCCAAAAACGTTTCAATTTTATCATATTCAACATTGGATAAAAACGGAAAATTGAATGTCTATTTAAAAAGACACAAGGATACTGTTTTTATTCCTATCAACTTACGAATGAAGAAGTTGAAAAAGTAAATCAATTATCTTTTGGAAAATTACAAGATTTTGTAGTACGCAAAAAGCTAGATAAAAGTACGTATTATGCAGGAAATAGAAATTATATTAATTTTAAAGTAAAAATAATAATGAAAAACTTTGTTTTATTCCTCCTTTTATGAGCTCTAGCTTCAATGATATTATAGATTTACTTAAGGAAAAAGTATATAAACAAGATGATTCCGCAAGAATATCAGAATTTGAAATTAATTTTGATCAAATTAAGAATGATATTCAAAAACAAAATGAGATAGATAATTATTTACCAGAAAAATCTCTTCCTCCAATTAGAAAATAAAATTACAAACAAAAACCCACTGCAATTGTAGTGGGTTTGTATTTTTATAGTGTTCTGTTTGTATAAGGAAACTGAACTAAAGTGCAGCAATATTTTAATTTTAAGAGCCTGAATAAACCCATCTACTACAGAAAGCAAATGTTTTTATTTTCAGGATCAAGTTTTTCGATGTCGTTGAAACGGTTGAGCATTGCAGGATCTTTAAAAATATTTACTTCTTCTGTCTCTCCCAAAAGATAACCAACTGTAGTTCCTAAAATCTTAGCAATATTTTTAGCCACCCCAATAGAAGGAATCATCTCATCACGTTCATACTTTCCGATTACAGAGTAAGAAGTATTTAAAATCCCTGCTAAATCCTTTGGGAAAGGTTTTAGCTTCTCTGCATTCTCTTAATTTTTACCGAACGAATCCATTATTTATATCTTTAAGGTATTAAACCACTGTATTTATTAATAATAAGCAAATATAAATACTTTATAAGGTAAATAAAAATCTAATAATTTTTGCAAAATAGATTTTATAATATACCTTTGTACTCAATAAGGTATATAAAACTTTTCAAAATATTTTTATTTATGGAAATCTCCGCTATCAAAGAACGTTTAAGTTTATCAGAGGTTCTACAGTATTACAACTTGCAACCCCAAAATAATATGCTTAAATGTTTATGCACGATGATAAAACGGCAAGTCTTCAGGTGAATCTGGAAAAGAACTTTTACAAATGCCACAGTTGTGGAAAAACCGGCGATGTTATCCAGTTTATAGAAGATTACGAAAAGCTAACGAAACATGAAGCGATAAAGAAAGCACAAAGTTTAATCAGTTCTGAAATGTCAATTATAAAAAATCCTACAAAAGAAAAAATAATCATTTGTCCGACACGGACTTTTTAGAAAACACATTTAGTTATTTTAGGAAAGCTTTGTATTGTAGCGTTCCTGCAAAACAATATATTGAGAAAAGGAATCTTGACAACTCCATTTTAGAGATTGGTTACAACAGCGGTCAGTTCCATCACGGAGAAAGGAAAAGCGAAGAATTAATCAGCAATGCTTTGGAAGTTGGATTATTACAGGATAAAGGACTTGTCAACAACAGAACAGGAGAAAAAGGCTACAGTATTTTGCGAATAAGTGTATTGCTTTTCCTTTGAAGAATAAAGAAAATGAAATCGTAAGCTTTATTTTAGAGCAATCGTAGAGAACAAAAACGGAAAACATTTTTATCTGAAGAATCGTTCCGGAATTTATCCGGGATATCCAAAAGCAGAAACTAAAAAACTGATATTAACAGAAGCAATTATCGATTGTGCGAGCTTGCTTCAGATAAAAGAAATACGGGACAATTACAGTGTAATAAGTTGCTTTGGAACAAACGGATTGAATGAAGAAATTTTAACAGCCATCAAAGAACTCAAAGAATTAGAGGAAATTATTTTTGTTTTGATAATGACGATGCAGGAAAGAAAGCCGTTAAGAAATATGCAGAAGAATTAAGAGTTACAAAGTATCAACGGTAGAACTTCCGAACAATGATATAAATGAGACATTACAGTTACACGATGAAAGTATTTTAAAGAACTGTTAGAAAAAAGAAAAGATATTTTCTTTCAACTGAAAAAATAAAAGTTACTGTAGAGAAATCTGCGGAATCTGCGCCATCAGCGAGAGAACCAAAAGCAGAACCGAAAACAGCAGTAGATTTTTACAGCAAAAAGAATTATTAACATCCTTAAATCAGCTCATAGAAAAAGCCGGAATTATCGGCGAAGAAAACAGCAGACTCCTTTTATTTTAATCACGATCAGTTATTTAAACAGAAGTCCGTTACACGGAATTGTACAGGGAAGTTCAGGAAGCGGAAAAACGCACATTATCAGCAGAATTGCAGACATGATGCCACAGGAAGATGTGTTGAGATTTACAAGAATTACAGAATCAAGTTTGTATAATTGGGGCGAGTTCGATCTGTTCCAAAAGATCATTATCATTGAAGATTTAGACGGTTTAAAGGAAGATGCATTGTATGCGTTGAGAGAATTTATCAGCAACCAGGTTTTAAGAAGTTCGGTTACTATTAAGGATAAAAAGGGAAATAATAAATCGAGTCATAAGATCGTAAAAGGTCAGTTTAGCAGTTTATCGGCAACAACAAAAGGAGAATTGTATGAGGATAATATGAACCGCAGCTTTATTGTAGCAGTCAACGAAAGCGAGGAACAGACAGAGAAAATCATCAGTTATCAGAACCGCAGAAATGCCGGAGAAATTAATAAAAACGGAGAAGAGAAGGCTGTTGGCTTTATACAAAAATCATCAGGAATTTAAAACATTATGAGGTTATCAATCCATATGCGACACAAATACAATTGCCTAGTAATGTAAAGAATAAGAGACGATTAAATGAAATGTTTCAAAGTATTATCAAGCAAATTACACTTTGTATCAATATCAGAGAGAAATAAAAAACGATTATTTAATTACTGAGATTGAAGATATCGAGAACGCTGTAGAAATACTATTTGAGAGTATTATTTAAAGATTGACGAGCTAGACGGAAGTTTAAGGCAGTTCTTTGAAAAGTTGAAAAAAGCCTTTAAAGAAGATCAGTTCTCAAGGTTTGATGCAATGGAAATTACAGGATTTAAAAAGACACAATTACAGTTTTATCTGAACGAATTGGTAAGACTAGAATATTTAAAGCAAATCGGTTTTGCGAATAAAGGATTTAAATATAAAATCTCATATAACGATAATATACAGAGAGTTAGAAAAGAATTGAAAGAATCTTTACAAAGCAATTGGAACAATTAAAATTGAACGCTATCGAACGCTAAACGGAAACCAAACGAACACTAGAATACTTATAAATACCGATGAATAAAGAGAAATCGATTAGCGTTCGGAAAAACACAAATATTACACAAGTAAATCGGTTATAGATGGAAAACTTCAAGAGATATTTAGAACTCAGGAATTATCAGAAAAGGAATGTTATCAAGATTTTATCAATGGTTCAGGAGTATAGAAATTATATAGAAAGAGGAAATCTTCCAACAGAATATATTAATTATTTAAAGCAGAGAAAACACAAAACTCAACCTCATAAAAACCTTAATGTAAGTACCATAAACAATCATCTTTTTGCACTTAAAATCTATAAAAATTATCAGAAAGAAATCCTGCAGAAAGAAACGAATCTTATCATCTGCAGAAGTTTTAAAACTGATCTTGCAACAATAGAAGTCCTTAGTCCGGAGGAAGTACAGATCCTATTTGAAAGTACGATAAATACAAGAGATAAAGCTGTTTTAGCAAGCTTATATTATTTAGGATTAAGAATCGGAGAAGCCGCCGAATTACTATTCGAAGATGTAGATTTAAAAGACGGAAAAGTTCTGGTAAGAAAATCGAAAACAGGATATCAGAGAGAAGTTCCCATACACAGCAAAGCAACAGAAATTTTTGAAGAATATCTAAAAATAAGAGAGCATAAAGGAGATTGTTTTTTACAAGGGCAAAAAGGAAATTTAACCCCTTCAGGAATAGAATTTATTATAGAAAAGCTCGCCAAAAAAAGTAAAATAAAAAGAGAATCTATCCACATTTATTACGACACAGTATTGCTACTCATTTATTAAAAAACGGAATGGAACTTATAAAGGTCAGCAGATTTTAGGGCATAGAAGTTTGGAAAGCACACAGATATACACCCATATATAGACAAGATGAAAGAGTTTATCCATTATCTGAGGGATCAATATCACTCCACAGAAAAGACGCTTATAGAAAAAGAAAAACAGATTGTATTATGGAAAAAGTTATGTTCCAGGAAACAGAATTTTGACAGAATAACGACTCAGGAATTATTAAAAATTATAGAATTACAACAGAAAAAATATCAATTAAATACGATCAACACTCAGATCAGAAGTATAGAACAATACTTTGAATATTTACAGTTTACAGGAAAAAGAAAAGATCATCCGCTAAAGAATTTTAGAATAAAAACACCAAAGAAAGCTTTAATTACAGGGTTTTTAAGTGAAGAGGAATTACGGGATATAGAGAAGAATTTTAAAGAAAGAAAATATAAAAGAGGACAGTTTGATTTATTTGGAAAAAGGAATCAGATTATATTAGGACTCATAATTTATCAAGGCTTAAATACAGGGAGTTTAAGAGAATTAAAAGTAAGAGATATTGATCTGGAAAAAGGAATGATCAGAGTTCCGGAAGCTACAGAAAACCGTGTAAAAGAAAGAATTTTACCATTAGAAGCTCCGCAGATTTTAGAACTTTATAAATACATTACAGAAACAAGAACGGAATTATTACAGATATCAAAAACCGTAAAAGAAACCGAAAAGCTTTTTATTACAAGCGAAAACACAAGATTTAGCAGCATTACAAAACAGATTCGGAAACAAATTAATATTCAGAGTTTACAGCAGATCAGAAACAGCAGGATCAATTTATGGCTCAAGCAATATAATTTAAGAGAAGTTCAATACAAAGCAGGATTTAGATATTTAAGAAGCCTGGAATATTTTAATCAAACCGAACTCGAAAACCTGAAACAGGAACTTGAAAAATACGTCTCTTAAAATGAATAGATTACAGAGTTACAGAATTACAAAATGGATTATTTACCCTGTTTGTAATTTTGTAATACTGTAATTAAAAGATTAAATTTAATACGCCACAGCAAATTACATAATCAAAATTATACGCACGGCCAGCGTCAGACGTTGCCCTCCATTCCGCAAGCTTCATTCCGTGCAAAATCCCTCAGTGCCTATAATTTGGGATTATGTAAAATGCTTTCCTATGCTTCATACAAAGTATTCCGCAGCCAACGCTCTGTGGTCTTTGATTGGAATTTTAGCCGACAAAACCACTGGAAAACGAAGTCGGAAAACAACCCGCAGTCGGGAAAAGAATGTGGATTTGTGGATAAATCCAACGCTAAAGCCCGCACCGATTTTACCCACAAGTCCACATTTACAACACCGCCCAACAATAGAAATCTTAGTCTAAAAATCTTCTTAAAATTACCATCTGATGCAAGATGTGCTTTTGTACGGACAAGACTATTCCTGCCCAGAAGCTGGGAGTCTTATTTTTTCAATTGAAAGAAAAATCTATACGGAAAAACAATGGAATTTATTTTTTCAACTGAATAAATTTTTATCTTTGGAAGAAGCGACAGAAGAGTGATCAAAAAATAAA from Chryseobacterium piperi encodes:
- a CDS encoding CHC2 zinc finger domain-containing protein, translated to MEISAIKERLSLSEVLQYYNLQPQNNMLKCFMHDDKTASLQVNLEKNFYKCHSCGKTGDVIQFIEDYEKLTKHEAIKKAQSLISSEMSIIKNPTKEKNNHLSDTDFLENTFSYFRKALYCSVPAKQYIEKRNLDNSILEIGYNSGQFHHGERKSEELISNALEVGLLQDKGLVNNRTGEKGYSIFANKCIAFPLKNKENEIVSFYFRAIVENKNGKHFYLKNRSGIYPGYPKAETKKLILTEAIIDCASLLQIKEIRDNYSVISCFGTNGLNEEILTAIKELKELEEIIFCFDNDDAGKKAVKKYAEEFKSYKVSTVELPNNDINETLQLHDESIFKELLEKRKDIFLSTEKIKVTVEKSAESAPSAREPKAEPKTAVDFLQQKELLTSLNQLIEKAGIIGEENSRLLLFLITISYLNRSPLHGIVQGSSGSGKTHIISRIADMMPQEDVLRFTRITESSLYNWGEFDLFQKIIIIEDLDGLKEDALYALREFISNQVLRSSVTIKDKKGNNKSSHKIVKGQFSSLSATTKGELYEDNMNRSFIVAVNESEEQTEKIISYQNRRNAGEINKNGEEKAVGFIQKIIRNLKHYEVINPYATQIQLPSNVKNKRRLNEMFQSIIKQITLLYQYQREIKNDYLITEIEDIENAVEILFESIILKIDELDGSLRQFFEKLKKAFKEDQFSRFDAMEITGFKKTQLQFYLNELVRLEYLKQIGFANKGFKYKISYNDNIQRVRKELKESFTKQLEQLKLNAIER
- a CDS encoding CHC2 zinc finger domain-containing protein, producing the protein MHDDKTASLQVNLEKNFYKCHSCGKTGDVIQFIEDYEKLTKHEAIKKAQSLISSEMSIIKNPTKEKIIICPTRTF
- a CDS encoding tyrosine-type recombinase/integrase, which codes for MENFKRYLELRNYQKRNVIKILSMVQEYRNYIERGNLPTEYINYLKQRKHKTQPHKNLNVSTINNHLFALKIYKNYQKEILQKETNLIICRSFKTDLATIEVLSPEEVQILFESTINTRDKAVLASLYYLGLRIGEAAELLFEDVDLKDGKVLVRKSKTGYQREVPIHSKATEIFEEYLKIREHKGDCFLQGQKGNLTPSGIEFIIEKLAKKSKIKRESIHIYYDTVLLLIY
- a CDS encoding toprim domain-containing protein, which translates into the protein MRGNYFCFDNDDAGKKAVKKYAEELRVTKYQR
- a CDS encoding tyrosine-type recombinase/integrase; translated protein: MKEFIHYLRDQYHSTEKTLIEKEKQIVLWKKLCSRKQNFDRITTQELLKIIELQQKKYQLNTINTQIRSIEQYFEYLQFTGKRKDHPLKNFRIKTPKKALITGFLSEEELRDIEKNFKERKYKRGQFDLFGKRNQIILGLIIYQGLNTGSLRELKVRDIDLEKGMIRVPEATENRVKERILPLEAPQILELYKYITETRTELLQISKTVKETEKLFITSENTRFSSITKQIRKQINIQSLQQIRNSRINLWLKQYNLREVQYKAGFRYLRSLEYFNQTELENLKQELEKYVS
- a CDS encoding helix-turn-helix domain-containing protein, yielding MLNTSYSVIGKYERDEMIPSIGVAKNIAKILGTTVGYLLGETEEVNIFKDPAMLNRFNDIEKLDPENKNICFL
- a CDS encoding tyrosine-type recombinase/integrase, with protein sequence MENFKRYLELRNYQKRNVIKILSMVQEYRNYIERGNLPTEYINYLKQRKHKTQPHKNLNVSTINNHLFALKIYKNYQKEILQKETNLIICRSFKTDLATIEVLSPEEVQILFESTINTRDKAVLASLYYLGLRIGEAAELLFEDVDLKDGKVLVRKSKTGYQREVPIHSKATEIFEEYLKIREHKGDCFLQGQKGNLTPSGIEFIIEKLAKKSKIKKRIYPHLLRHSIATHLLKNGMELIKVSRFLGHRSLESTQIYTHI